In Pseudomonas rhizosphaerae, one DNA window encodes the following:
- a CDS encoding helix-turn-helix transcriptional regulator, giving the protein METIISGEWKGHLGRGLAPKELQYCMSVAAGMTAKEIAKVFGISPGTVKKRLDVAMFKLGVHRRAALVAEAMKRQIISPVCILLAALITMHAVADDHSMRRDRRAPERRTAEVRVMRKAEAFEYCA; this is encoded by the coding sequence ATGGAAACCATCATCAGCGGCGAATGGAAAGGCCACCTCGGACGAGGCCTGGCGCCCAAAGAACTGCAGTACTGCATGTCCGTCGCGGCGGGCATGACGGCCAAGGAAATCGCCAAGGTGTTCGGCATCTCGCCGGGCACCGTGAAGAAGCGGCTGGACGTGGCCATGTTCAAGTTAGGTGTGCACCGCCGGGCCGCGCTGGTGGCCGAGGCCATGAAGCGTCAGATCATTTCACCGGTGTGCATCCTGCTCGCCGCGCTCATCACCATGCACGCGGTGGCTGATGACCACTCAATGCGCCGAGACCGCCGCGCGCCGGAGCGTCGTACCGCCGAGGTGCGTGTGATGCGCAAGGCCGAAGCCTTCGAATACTGCGCTTGA
- a CDS encoding ABC-F family ATPase: MISTANITMQFGAKPLFENVSVKFGNGNRYGLIGANGCGKSTFMKILGGDLEPSGGQVMLEPNVRLGKLRQDQFAYEHFSVIDTVIMGHEELWKVKAERDRIYSLPEMSEEDGMAVAELETEFAEMDGYTAESRAGELLLGLGIPLEQHFGPMTEVAPGWKLRVLLAQALFSDPEVLLLDEPTNHLDINTIRWLENILTARNSTMIIISHDRHFLNSVCTHMADLDYGELRLFPGNYDEYMTAATQSREQLLSDNAKKKAQIAELQTFVSRFSANASKAKQATSRAKQIDKIQLAEVKPSSRVSPFIRFEQNKKLHRQAVTVERMSKGFDGKPLFENFSFVVEAGERVAIIGPNGIGKTTLLRTLVGELTPDAGAVKWTESAELGYYAQDHAHDFEDDMNLFDWMGQWTQGEQMVRGTLGRMLFSNDEILKSVKVISGGEQGRMLFGKLTLQKPNVLIMDEPTNHLDMESIEALNLALENYPGTLVFVSHDREFVSSLATRIIELSASGVIDFSGTYDDYLRSQGVVF, from the coding sequence TTGATCTCCACAGCTAACATCACCATGCAGTTTGGCGCCAAGCCGCTGTTCGAGAACGTTTCCGTGAAATTCGGCAACGGCAACCGCTACGGCCTGATCGGCGCCAATGGATGTGGCAAGTCGACGTTCATGAAGATCCTGGGCGGCGACCTGGAGCCTTCGGGTGGGCAGGTCATGCTCGAACCGAACGTGCGCCTGGGCAAGCTGCGTCAGGATCAGTTCGCCTACGAGCATTTCAGCGTGATCGACACGGTCATCATGGGCCACGAGGAGCTGTGGAAGGTCAAGGCCGAGCGCGACCGCATCTATTCGCTGCCGGAAATGAGCGAGGAAGACGGCATGGCCGTCGCCGAGCTGGAGACCGAGTTCGCCGAAATGGACGGCTACACTGCCGAGTCCCGTGCCGGCGAGCTGCTGCTGGGTCTGGGCATTCCACTGGAGCAGCATTTCGGCCCGATGACCGAAGTTGCGCCGGGCTGGAAGCTGCGGGTGCTGCTGGCGCAGGCGTTGTTCTCCGATCCGGAAGTGCTGTTGCTCGACGAACCGACCAACCACCTGGACATCAACACCATTCGCTGGCTGGAAAACATTCTCACGGCGCGTAACAGCACCATGATCATCATTTCCCACGACCGGCACTTCCTCAACAGCGTCTGCACCCACATGGCCGACCTGGATTACGGCGAGTTGCGCCTGTTCCCAGGCAACTATGACGAGTACATGACTGCTGCGACCCAGTCGCGCGAGCAGTTGCTGTCGGACAACGCCAAGAAGAAAGCCCAAATCGCCGAGCTGCAGACGTTCGTTTCGCGCTTTTCGGCCAACGCTTCCAAGGCCAAGCAGGCGACGTCGCGGGCCAAGCAGATCGACAAGATCCAGCTGGCCGAGGTCAAGCCTTCGAGCCGCGTCAGCCCGTTCATTCGTTTCGAGCAGAACAAGAAGCTGCACCGCCAGGCGGTCACCGTCGAGCGCATGTCCAAGGGCTTCGACGGCAAGCCGTTGTTCGAAAACTTCAGTTTCGTGGTCGAGGCTGGCGAGCGTGTGGCGATCATCGGCCCGAACGGGATCGGCAAGACCACCCTGTTGCGTACCCTGGTCGGCGAGCTGACCCCGGACGCCGGTGCGGTGAAGTGGACCGAGAGCGCCGAGCTGGGCTACTACGCCCAGGACCACGCGCACGATTTCGAAGACGATATGAACCTGTTCGACTGGATGGGCCAGTGGACCCAGGGCGAGCAGATGGTGCGAGGCACTCTGGGCCGCATGCTGTTCTCCAACGACGAAATTCTGAAGTCGGTGAAGGTGATTTCCGGTGGTGAGCAGGGGCGCATGCTGTTCGGCAAGCTGACTTTGCAGAAGCCCAACGTGCTGATCATGGACGAGCCGACCAACCACTTGGACATGGAGTCGATCGAGGCGCTGAACCTGGCGCTGGAGAACTACCCCGGCACGCTGGTGTTCGTCAGCCACGACCGCGAGTTCGTGTCTTCCCTGGCCACCCGCATCATCGAGTTGAGCGCCAGTGGCGTGATCGATTTCAGCGGCACGTACGACGATTACCTGCGCAGCCAGGGCGTGGTTTTCTAA
- a CDS encoding S24 family peptidase, with product MLTPDPARNGALIDLQLLSGCLLRTEEGNQVLKNRVHVAPTYVNTHIVEHRYTSLQRYGSTSNNRAMEYKDRIKAARRHAKLTQAQLAKLVGIDQASISDLERGRSARSSYNASIAKACGVSAIWIESGAGQMIGETEQSNVRDIVQPNMMFRYPVISWVAAGAWSEAVEPFPPGFSDRYEMSEYDSKGPAFWLEVKGDSMTSINGQSVPEGTFILVDTEADVHSGKLVIAKLADSNEATFKKLVEDGGRRFLKPLNPAYPIEPCADDCKIVGVVVRALMKL from the coding sequence ATGCTTACCCCGGACCCAGCCCGAAACGGTGCTCTGATCGACCTTCAGCTTCTCAGCGGTTGCCTCCTGCGTACCGAAGAAGGCAACCAGGTCCTTAAAAATCGTGTTCATGTCGCCCCTACTTATGTGAATACCCATATCGTAGAGCATAGGTATACCTCTTTGCAACGATATGGGAGCACCAGTAATAATCGAGCGATGGAATATAAAGACCGAATCAAAGCCGCGCGGCGCCACGCGAAGCTCACTCAGGCGCAATTGGCCAAGCTGGTGGGCATAGACCAGGCGTCGATCTCCGACTTGGAGCGAGGGCGCTCAGCCCGATCTTCGTACAACGCATCAATTGCGAAGGCCTGTGGCGTATCGGCTATCTGGATAGAAAGCGGTGCGGGACAGATGATCGGGGAAACCGAGCAGAGCAATGTTCGGGACATAGTGCAACCCAACATGATGTTCCGGTATCCGGTCATCTCCTGGGTTGCCGCTGGCGCGTGGTCTGAGGCGGTAGAGCCCTTCCCACCTGGTTTCTCCGATCGGTATGAAATGTCGGAGTACGACTCCAAAGGCCCAGCCTTCTGGCTCGAGGTGAAAGGCGACTCGATGACTTCCATTAACGGACAGAGCGTTCCAGAAGGGACGTTCATCCTGGTGGACACCGAAGCCGACGTGCATTCGGGCAAGCTTGTAATCGCCAAGCTGGCCGATAGCAATGAAGCCACGTTCAAGAAGCTGGTCGAGGACGGTGGGCGCCGCTTCCTGAAACCGCTGAACCCGGCCTACCCTATTGAGCCGTGCGCGGACGACTGCAAGATCGTTGGCGTGGTGGTGAGAGCGCTCATGAAGCTTTGA
- a CDS encoding EAL domain-containing protein: protein MTANNLMDLVALKPLSATEAGCVDRVLRAMRIHLGMDVAFVSHFRRIDRVFTHVDSASSVPLSPGDVLEMSAGYCRGVVSGELPGLIRDTGQLPAAMAVPQTPGLPIGAHMSVPIHLSDGRLYGTFCCFSHAPDPGLTERDLKMMRVFAELIAERLESDLEMVRDHDDKALRVLEVMQEQQPRVVYQPIYDLSNMRIAGWECLSRFSGKPVRPPDVWFKEAAEVGLGKQLECLAIGMALAGLARLAPDTYLSINCSPELVLSGELLGVLQDYPAERLVLELTEHAVVQDYVSLQVALQPLRVRGVRVAIDDAGAGYASMRHILQLRPDIIKLDMSLTRGIDQDFQRRAMASALIAFARETGSVIVAEGVETEAELAQLKRLGAANAQGFLLGRPEPL, encoded by the coding sequence ATGACAGCCAATAACCTGATGGACCTGGTTGCGCTGAAGCCGCTGTCTGCCACCGAGGCGGGCTGCGTGGATCGTGTGTTGCGCGCCATGCGCATACACTTGGGCATGGATGTAGCGTTTGTTTCCCACTTCCGCCGGATCGACCGCGTGTTCACCCATGTCGACTCCGCCAGCTCGGTGCCCCTGAGCCCAGGCGATGTGCTCGAGATGAGCGCCGGCTACTGTCGCGGCGTGGTCAGCGGTGAACTGCCGGGGCTGATCCGTGACACCGGCCAACTGCCGGCCGCCATGGCCGTGCCCCAGACCCCGGGCCTGCCGATCGGCGCGCACATGAGCGTGCCCATTCACTTGAGCGATGGCCGCCTGTACGGCACCTTTTGCTGCTTCAGCCACGCACCCGATCCGGGTTTGACCGAACGCGACCTGAAGATGATGAGGGTCTTTGCCGAGCTGATCGCCGAGCGTCTGGAGTCCGACCTGGAAATGGTCCGTGATCACGACGACAAGGCGTTGCGCGTGCTCGAGGTGATGCAGGAACAGCAACCGCGCGTGGTCTACCAGCCGATTTATGATTTGAGCAACATGCGTATAGCGGGTTGGGAGTGCCTGTCGCGTTTCAGTGGCAAACCGGTGCGTCCGCCGGACGTGTGGTTCAAGGAGGCCGCTGAAGTCGGTCTGGGCAAGCAGCTTGAGTGCTTGGCCATTGGCATGGCCCTGGCCGGTCTGGCACGGCTGGCGCCGGACACCTACCTGAGCATCAACTGCTCGCCCGAGCTGGTGCTCAGCGGCGAACTGCTGGGTGTCTTGCAGGATTACCCAGCCGAGCGCCTGGTGCTGGAACTGACCGAACATGCGGTGGTGCAGGACTACGTATCGTTGCAAGTGGCGTTGCAGCCGCTGCGCGTGCGAGGGGTGAGGGTAGCGATCGACGACGCCGGTGCCGGCTATGCCAGCATGCGTCATATCCTTCAGCTGCGTCCGGACATCATCAAGCTCGACATGAGCCTGACCCGCGGCATCGATCAGGATTTCCAACGACGCGCGATGGCCTCGGCATTGATCGCGTTCGCCCGCGAAACGGGTAGCGTGATCGTCGCCGAAGGCGTGGAAACGGAAGCGGAGCTGGCACAACTCAAACGCCTGGGCGCCGCCAACGCCCAAGGCTTTCTCCTGGGCCGCCCCGAACCCCTGTAG
- a CDS encoding SDR family NAD(P)-dependent oxidoreductase: protein MNAPISLAITGQVAVVTGAARGIGFAIAQALGQCGARVAIADLDGMAASIAAGQLRELGIEAIGVAVDVADESQVLAMVDTVEEALGGVDILVNNAGIVSTGPLLDVSAAEWNRVMAIDLTSVFFCAKAVLPGMMARRAGRIINIASVAGKRGGGLLGNSCYAAAKGGVIALTKGLAREAGPFNITANAITPALTDTEMTRALAPEARARVLADIPLGRAGSPRDIAAAVCFLASGAASFITGEIMDVDGGYMRD from the coding sequence ATGAATGCCCCTATCAGTCTTGCCATCACCGGTCAGGTGGCGGTGGTGACCGGTGCCGCCCGCGGCATCGGTTTCGCCATCGCCCAGGCGTTGGGTCAATGCGGTGCGCGGGTGGCGATCGCCGACCTCGACGGTATGGCCGCCAGCATTGCCGCCGGGCAACTGCGCGAACTGGGTATCGAGGCTATCGGCGTGGCCGTGGACGTGGCGGACGAAAGCCAGGTGCTGGCCATGGTCGACACCGTCGAAGAGGCGCTGGGTGGCGTCGACATCCTGGTCAACAACGCCGGGATCGTCTCGACCGGGCCGTTGCTCGACGTCAGCGCCGCCGAGTGGAACCGGGTCATGGCCATCGACCTCACCAGCGTGTTCTTCTGCGCCAAGGCAGTGCTGCCGGGCATGATGGCGCGCCGTGCCGGCCGCATCATCAACATCGCCTCGGTGGCGGGCAAACGTGGCGGCGGCCTGTTGGGCAACAGCTGCTATGCCGCGGCCAAAGGCGGCGTGATCGCCTTGACCAAGGGCCTGGCCCGCGAAGCCGGGCCGTTCAACATCACCGCCAATGCCATCACCCCGGCCTTGACCGACACCGAGATGACCCGAGCTCTGGCGCCCGAGGCGCGCGCCCGGGTGCTCGCCGACATACCCTTGGGCCGTGCCGGCTCGCCACGGGACATCGCCGCAGCGGTATGCTTCCTGGCCAGTGGCGCGGCCAGCTTCATCACCGGCGAGATCATGGACGTCGACGGCGGCTACATGCGCGACTAA
- a CDS encoding DNA cytosine methyltransferase, protein MSANQKKHLLDFKTQYGLGFDPQDDEIVVDFFCGGGGAGTGLEMGLGRAVTVAKNHNPAAISMHTANHPAARHYTTDVFEGDPDQECGGRAVGWFHMSPDCTHHSQAAGGQPRKREIRNLSWIGLKWAGKKRPRVISLENVKQILQWGPLIAKRDKVTGRVMKLGGQVAAPGEVVPVHQQFLVPDPKRRGTTWRRFVALLEGMGYAVEWRVIKACDFGAPTSRERLFMIARCDGQPIVWPEPTHARKPAKGQQKWRTAADCIDWSVPSKSIFGRKKDLAPATLRRVAKGMKKFVIDSADPFIVPIANWSRELAQSAHEPLRTVTSWPRGGSFAMASPIIAPATHQGSDRVNDPCLPLPTVTCANRGELTLISPTLVQTGYGEREGQQPRVPGLDTPLGTVVAGGVKHALSSAVLVGAGGPEYAGKPVGADQPVGTLMTQSHRALAAAHLVKFRFDDAGKALDEPLPTITSGGNYQRPPGAAHAMGVCTAVMAQMNGGFNTTDAKPMDEPMTTVTNTGSQQQLVTANLVHLRGNCDARDTADPLHTISAGGTHHGVVTAFMERQFGASVGQAIDEPAPTITACGGGKSSLVELKLSPEHEEGALRVAAFLISYYGTENVSGCSSPAPTITTKDRLALVTVMVKGTPYVIFDICLRMLQPHELYRAQGFPANYIIDKGADGRKFTKTEQVHMCGNSVSPPPMAALARANDPWRAAAREAVAA, encoded by the coding sequence ATGTCAGCTAACCAGAAGAAACACCTGCTCGACTTCAAAACCCAGTACGGCCTTGGCTTCGATCCGCAAGACGATGAGATCGTGGTGGACTTCTTCTGCGGTGGCGGCGGCGCCGGTACCGGGCTGGAAATGGGCCTGGGTCGCGCGGTGACTGTGGCCAAGAACCACAACCCGGCAGCGATCAGCATGCATACCGCCAACCACCCGGCGGCCCGACACTACACCACCGACGTGTTCGAAGGTGACCCCGACCAAGAATGCGGCGGGCGCGCCGTGGGCTGGTTCCACATGAGCCCTGACTGCACGCATCACAGCCAGGCCGCCGGCGGCCAGCCGCGCAAGCGTGAGATCCGCAATCTGTCGTGGATCGGCCTGAAATGGGCCGGCAAGAAGCGGCCTCGGGTCATCAGCCTAGAGAACGTGAAGCAGATCCTGCAGTGGGGCCCGCTGATCGCCAAGCGCGATAAGGTCACCGGACGGGTGATGAAGCTGGGCGGCCAGGTCGCCGCGCCGGGCGAAGTGGTTCCTGTGCACCAGCAATTCCTGGTGCCTGACCCAAAGCGCCGCGGCACCACTTGGCGCCGGTTCGTGGCGCTACTGGAAGGCATGGGCTATGCGGTCGAGTGGCGGGTGATCAAAGCCTGCGACTTCGGCGCGCCCACCAGCCGCGAGCGGCTGTTCATGATCGCCCGGTGCGATGGCCAGCCCATTGTGTGGCCAGAGCCAACGCACGCTCGCAAGCCCGCCAAGGGCCAACAGAAGTGGCGCACAGCCGCCGACTGCATCGACTGGTCGGTGCCGAGCAAAAGCATCTTCGGCCGCAAGAAGGACCTGGCCCCGGCCACGCTTCGCCGGGTTGCCAAGGGCATGAAGAAGTTCGTGATCGACAGCGCCGACCCTTTCATCGTGCCGATCGCGAACTGGTCCAGAGAACTGGCCCAGTCTGCTCATGAACCGCTGCGTACGGTGACGTCGTGGCCACGTGGCGGATCATTCGCCATGGCCAGCCCGATCATCGCGCCAGCCACCCACCAGGGTAGCGACCGGGTCAACGATCCATGCCTGCCGCTGCCGACCGTGACATGCGCCAACCGCGGAGAGCTTACCTTGATCAGCCCTACGCTGGTTCAGACCGGTTACGGAGAGCGTGAGGGACAACAGCCGCGGGTCCCTGGGCTCGATACCCCGCTGGGGACCGTCGTTGCAGGCGGCGTGAAGCATGCGTTGTCGAGCGCCGTGCTCGTTGGCGCAGGCGGGCCGGAATATGCCGGGAAGCCGGTGGGCGCTGATCAGCCAGTTGGGACTCTGATGACGCAGAGTCACCGCGCGCTCGCTGCAGCGCACCTGGTGAAGTTCCGATTCGATGATGCAGGCAAAGCGCTTGACGAGCCTCTACCGACCATCACCAGCGGCGGCAACTACCAGCGCCCGCCCGGCGCCGCGCATGCCATGGGGGTGTGCACGGCAGTCATGGCCCAGATGAACGGCGGATTCAACACCACCGACGCCAAACCCATGGACGAGCCTATGACCACCGTCACCAATACCGGAAGCCAGCAGCAGTTGGTCACTGCCAACCTAGTGCACCTGCGAGGCAACTGTGATGCGCGGGACACTGCAGACCCGTTGCACACGATCAGCGCCGGCGGCACCCACCACGGCGTGGTCACCGCCTTCATGGAGCGCCAGTTCGGCGCCAGCGTCGGCCAGGCTATCGACGAACCCGCACCGACAATCACGGCCTGTGGTGGGGGCAAGAGCTCACTGGTGGAGCTGAAGCTGTCGCCCGAGCATGAAGAAGGCGCGCTGCGCGTTGCGGCGTTCCTGATCAGCTACTACGGCACGGAGAACGTCAGCGGCTGCAGCAGCCCGGCGCCGACGATCACGACCAAGGATCGGCTGGCACTGGTAACTGTCATGGTCAAAGGCACCCCCTATGTGATCTTCGACATCTGCCTGCGCATGCTGCAGCCCCATGAGCTGTACCGCGCCCAGGGCTTCCCCGCTAACTACATCATCGACAAAGGCGCAGACGGCCGGAAGTTCACGAAGACCGAGCAGGTGCACATGTGTGGCAACAGCGTGAGCCCTCCGCCGATGGCGGCGCTGGCCCGCGCGAATGATCCCTGGCGCGCCGCGGCGCGTGAGGCGGTGGCAGCGTGA
- a CDS encoding LexA family protein, with protein sequence MPASKKPSKPQLETLEHIRQYIAKHGYSPTLADLAELAGVRQNCIAERLGALVKLNLITKTPSIPRSIRPVEHADDSAG encoded by the coding sequence ATGCCCGCAAGTAAAAAGCCCAGCAAACCCCAGCTCGAAACGCTGGAGCACATCCGCCAGTACATCGCAAAGCACGGGTACTCGCCTACCCTGGCTGACCTCGCCGAACTCGCCGGGGTCCGCCAGAACTGCATCGCCGAGCGCCTTGGCGCCCTGGTCAAGCTCAACCTGATCACGAAGACCCCAAGCATTCCGCGCAGTATACGTCCGGTGGAGCATGCTGATGATTCTGCAGGATGA
- a CDS encoding AEC family transporter, translating into MLAIFNVAFPVFGLILVGFVCRRRNVLGPNASIELNRFVIYLGLPALLFEAMARLGTLQGLDMGYVLAFGLGMGIVFLLTLWLRLRARAHFLDATIDALGAGYPNSGFLGIPLCLLTFGDPGIAPAVIGAVMTACVLFAVAIIMIETFQQTEKRLGRTLLKVGTSLLRNPIMVAPVLGSLVAYSGLILPVGVRQLFQFLGAAAGPCALVSIGLFLAAEKSHKADSRTLVMLVAMKLLVQPALTAWLAFWVFDIPAMWAWAALLVSALPIGNGPFMLAALYGREADTMSRAILVSTLLSLVTVSLILAFIPAAVQR; encoded by the coding sequence ATGCTCGCAATCTTCAACGTCGCCTTTCCAGTGTTCGGGTTGATTCTGGTGGGTTTCGTCTGCCGTCGGCGCAACGTCCTGGGGCCCAATGCCTCGATCGAGCTCAACCGTTTCGTGATCTACCTGGGGCTGCCTGCCCTGCTGTTCGAAGCCATGGCGCGGCTGGGCACCCTGCAAGGGCTGGACATGGGCTACGTGCTGGCTTTCGGTCTGGGCATGGGCATCGTCTTCCTGCTGACCCTGTGGCTGCGCTTGCGCGCCCGCGCGCATTTTCTCGACGCGACCATCGATGCGCTGGGCGCAGGCTATCCCAACTCGGGATTTCTCGGCATTCCGCTGTGCCTGCTGACCTTCGGCGACCCTGGCATCGCCCCGGCCGTGATCGGTGCGGTGATGACGGCCTGCGTGTTGTTCGCCGTGGCCATCATCATGATCGAGACCTTCCAGCAAACCGAGAAACGCCTGGGGCGTACCTTGCTCAAGGTCGGCACCTCGCTGCTGCGCAATCCGATCATGGTCGCGCCAGTGCTGGGTTCGCTGGTGGCCTACAGCGGGCTGATACTGCCGGTAGGCGTGCGCCAGCTATTCCAGTTCCTCGGCGCAGCGGCCGGGCCTTGCGCGCTGGTGTCGATCGGGCTGTTCCTGGCAGCGGAAAAATCCCACAAGGCCGACAGCAGGACCTTGGTCATGCTGGTGGCGATGAAGTTGCTGGTGCAACCGGCACTGACGGCCTGGCTGGCGTTCTGGGTGTTCGACATACCAGCCATGTGGGCCTGGGCGGCGCTGCTGGTCAGTGCCCTGCCCATCGGCAACGGGCCTTTCATGCTGGCGGCGCTGTATGGCCGCGAGGCCGACACCATGTCGCGGGCGATCCTGGTATCGACCTTGCTGTCGCTGGTCACGGTGTCGCTCATCCTGGCGTTCATACCGGCAGCGGTGCAACGTTAG
- a CDS encoding tyrosine-type recombinase/integrase: protein MAGKSVGMPRGVEVFRNALRVRFTYNGVRRCETLPYPQTQKGIAAASKLRDQVVSLIKHGLLDDDKYAELFPGSATVSGSALSFGQYAQLWLDSREITAGTRNNYKGALNLYWVPRLALVRIDLITPTLIRTIITSTAWASPGVKRNALTKLSTVLKSAVSDGLLAKNPADSIELPKRNRKEIDPFTLDEANRIIAQLYAHKHWPGTIYAAFYEFVFFTGLRLSEALALRWDAIDFNKKIAHVCRTVALGEIEERTKTGGDRFVLLNDRALHALEFARDYAERRKSGVGKVLETPYVFPPSKNGEYVKQTSDIHKQWRPALLALGTRYRPPYNCRHTYATICLMSGLNPAFIAQQLGHSVQMLLSTYARWINSSSDWSEMEKLQNGIKSVSPKTVAPQVIDR, encoded by the coding sequence ATGGCTGGAAAGTCAGTGGGTATGCCCCGAGGGGTGGAAGTCTTCCGGAACGCTCTCCGTGTCCGCTTTACCTACAACGGGGTCCGGCGCTGTGAAACGCTCCCCTATCCCCAGACACAAAAAGGCATCGCAGCTGCATCCAAGCTTCGCGATCAGGTAGTCAGCCTCATCAAACATGGGCTGCTTGATGACGACAAATACGCCGAGCTGTTCCCCGGCTCGGCAACCGTCTCCGGAAGCGCGCTCAGCTTCGGCCAATATGCCCAGCTTTGGTTGGATAGCCGGGAGATCACTGCGGGCACTAGGAACAATTACAAAGGGGCACTGAACCTATACTGGGTCCCGCGCTTGGCACTGGTTCGGATCGATCTGATCACCCCTACCTTGATCCGTACGATCATCACTTCTACGGCCTGGGCTTCGCCTGGGGTGAAGCGCAACGCCCTTACCAAGCTTTCCACAGTGCTGAAGTCGGCCGTCTCCGACGGGCTGCTTGCGAAGAATCCCGCCGACTCAATCGAACTGCCAAAGCGCAACCGTAAAGAGATAGACCCATTCACGTTAGACGAGGCGAACCGGATCATTGCTCAGCTCTACGCCCACAAGCACTGGCCTGGAACAATCTACGCAGCCTTCTACGAGTTCGTCTTTTTCACGGGACTGCGGCTCTCTGAAGCACTTGCGTTGCGCTGGGACGCGATCGATTTCAATAAAAAGATCGCTCACGTCTGTCGGACAGTCGCCCTAGGAGAGATCGAAGAGCGGACGAAAACCGGCGGCGATCGGTTCGTATTGCTGAACGATCGCGCGCTTCACGCCTTGGAGTTCGCGCGAGATTATGCAGAACGTCGGAAAAGTGGAGTTGGTAAGGTGCTTGAGACACCCTACGTTTTCCCTCCCTCGAAGAACGGAGAGTACGTAAAACAGACATCGGACATCCACAAGCAGTGGCGTCCAGCCCTGCTGGCGCTGGGAACTCGCTACCGGCCGCCATACAACTGCCGCCACACCTATGCGACAATATGCTTAATGTCCGGTTTGAATCCCGCCTTTATCGCTCAGCAGCTTGGCCACAGTGTGCAGATGCTGCTATCAACGTATGCGCGATGGATCAACTCAAGCTCAGATTGGAGCGAGATGGAAAAGCTCCAAAATGGTATCAAATCGGTATCGCCCAAAACCGTCGCTCCCCAAGTTATTGATAGGTAA
- a CDS encoding DUF1654 domain-containing protein — translation MLHQPDFTQTKPRTYEQIGHRVQRIINDPKVQKRQFVVVSRLPNEPPADWRRLLNEISETAGIKVDEVDGKEVRIGWREYCEV, via the coding sequence TTGCTTCACCAGCCAGATTTCACCCAGACCAAGCCGCGCACCTACGAGCAGATCGGCCACCGCGTGCAGCGCATCATCAATGATCCGAAGGTTCAGAAGCGCCAATTCGTTGTGGTGTCCAGGTTACCTAACGAGCCGCCTGCAGATTGGCGGCGGCTCCTGAACGAGATATCGGAGACTGCCGGGATAAAGGTTGATGAGGTAGACGGAAAGGAAGTTCGAATAGGCTGGCGAGAGTATTGCGAAGTCTGA
- a CDS encoding DUF2303 family protein, translating into MSLTKDAIQQITETALSAAGKMLPTNTPVALIPDAVSVADLERYMAGRSRFRGTFSTHSLADFVGHVIKRNMPGAKGFIDQDEMSCSLFFNIGDEISPGHADDRALLKLKPSAGYKAAQLVNGKAMTQKDMSDWIEDWHQYLTPVDENETAIAIAKAIAAVRTITVKATSESETTVGDTSASRSAMDQIEARSKETLPVALLFNVIPFEGLTEQQIKFRLSVITSGQQPVLKLRWIGEDVQREDIAQEFKAVLEDKIGEAATLALGSFDPR; encoded by the coding sequence ATGTCCCTGACCAAAGATGCAATCCAGCAGATTACCGAGACCGCACTGTCGGCCGCCGGCAAGATGCTGCCCACCAACACGCCAGTCGCGCTGATACCAGACGCCGTGAGCGTAGCCGACCTTGAGCGCTACATGGCCGGGCGTAGCCGCTTCCGCGGCACCTTCTCTACTCACTCGCTGGCTGACTTCGTTGGCCATGTGATCAAGCGCAACATGCCCGGCGCCAAGGGCTTCATCGACCAGGACGAGATGTCCTGCTCTCTTTTCTTCAACATCGGAGACGAGATCAGCCCGGGCCACGCTGATGACCGTGCCTTGCTCAAGCTGAAGCCATCTGCGGGGTACAAGGCCGCTCAGTTGGTCAACGGCAAAGCGATGACCCAGAAGGATATGAGCGACTGGATCGAGGACTGGCACCAGTACCTGACCCCGGTCGACGAGAACGAAACTGCCATCGCGATCGCCAAGGCTATCGCCGCGGTGCGCACCATCACGGTGAAGGCCACCAGCGAATCGGAAACAACGGTCGGGGATACCAGCGCCAGCCGCAGCGCCATGGACCAGATCGAGGCGCGCAGCAAGGAAACCTTGCCGGTGGCACTGCTGTTCAATGTCATCCCGTTCGAGGGCCTGACTGAGCAGCAGATCAAATTCCGCCTTTCGGTCATCACCAGCGGCCAACAGCCGGTGCTGAAGTTGCGCTGGATCGGTGAAGATGTCCAGCGCGAAGACATTGCCCAGGAATTCAAAGCGGTCCTCGAGGACAAGATTGGCGAAGCGGCGACCCTCGCCTTGGGTTCATTCGACCCACGTTAA